A window of Halanaerobiales bacterium contains these coding sequences:
- a CDS encoding cytidine deaminase, protein MEKEIKDKMLKKAKNAIKYAYVPYSDFPLSAALLTKEGKIFTGVNIENASYSVTNCAERTAIFKAVSEGYRDFEALLLYGNYEKIISPCGACRQVINEFGEDIEVIMINKNGKEIIKKSCELLPGAFKQEDMDNEF, encoded by the coding sequence ATGGAAAAAGAAATTAAAGATAAAATGTTAAAGAAAGCAAAAAATGCAATAAAATATGCCTATGTTCCTTATTCTGATTTTCCTCTCTCTGCAGCTCTATTAACAAAAGAGGGAAAGATTTTTACTGGTGTTAATATTGAAAATGCTTCTTATAGTGTAACTAATTGCGCTGAAAGAACTGCGATTTTCAAAGCGGTTTCAGAAGGATACAGGGATTTTGAAGCTTTACTTTTGTATGGAAATTATGAAAAAATAATAAGCCCCTGTGGGGCATGTAGACAGGTGATAAATGAATTTGGTGAAGATATTGAAGTAATTATGATAAATAAAAATGGTAAAGAAATTATTAAAAAGAGTTGTGAATTATTACCTGGAGCTTTTAAGCAGGAGGATATGGATAATGAGTTTTAA
- the era gene encoding GTPase Era, whose translation MSFKSGFVSVIGRPNVGKSTLVNELIGEKTVIVSKKPQTTRNQLKAIYTDDQGQVIFMDTPGVHKAKNELDKYMLDQAFQSLKGIDVVLFMVDANSPFGKGDKFILNQISGIDIPVLVVMNKIDKINNKLLIKRQKNYEKNTDLEVIPISAKSGRNIDNLFNKIFSLLPEGPKYYPEEMFTDQIEKFIVSELIREQIFKYTREEIPYGAAVLVEEMKERDNGMIFVRANVIVEKKSHKGIVIGKNGKRLKKIGSESRKTIEKLLNSKVYLDLWVKVKKDWREDKNLLRQMGYKD comes from the coding sequence ATGAGTTTTAAATCAGGATTTGTTTCAGTAATTGGAAGACCCAATGTAGGAAAATCAACTTTAGTTAATGAGTTGATTGGAGAAAAAACAGTTATTGTATCTAAAAAACCACAGACTACCCGTAATCAACTTAAAGCTATTTACACTGATGATCAGGGCCAGGTTATATTTATGGATACTCCAGGTGTTCATAAGGCTAAAAATGAATTAGATAAGTATATGTTAGATCAGGCATTTCAAAGTTTAAAAGGAATAGATGTAGTGCTATTTATGGTAGATGCCAATTCTCCTTTTGGTAAAGGAGATAAATTTATATTAAACCAGATTTCTGGTATAGATATTCCTGTATTAGTTGTTATGAATAAAATTGACAAAATAAATAATAAATTACTAATTAAAAGACAGAAAAATTATGAAAAAAATACAGATTTAGAAGTTATACCTATTTCTGCAAAATCAGGAAGAAATATTGATAATCTATTTAATAAGATATTCTCTTTACTACCTGAAGGACCAAAATATTATCCTGAAGAAATGTTTACCGATCAAATAGAAAAATTTATTGTTTCAGAATTAATCAGAGAGCAAATATTTAAATATACCCGTGAAGAAATACCATATGGAGCTGCAGTTTTAGTTGAAGAAATGAAAGAAAGAGATAATGGTATGATATTTGTTAGAGCAAATGTAATAGTAGAAAAGAAATCTCATAAAGGAATAGTAATTGGGAAAAATGGCAAAAGATTAAAGAAAATAGGCTCTGAATCAAGAAAAACTATTGAAAAATTGTTAAACAGCAAAGTATATCTGGATCTCTGGGTTAAAGTCAAAAAAGATTGGCGTGAGGATAAAAATCTTTTAAGACAAATGGGTTATAAAGACTAA